A stretch of the Saprospiraceae bacterium genome encodes the following:
- a CDS encoding DsrE family protein, giving the protein MKNALLFSCLLLCGNFLKAQSAPYNVVFDVTSKDTIVHQMVIRWIKEITNTAPDANIEVVFYAKSMDMITTGNSVVSNDVIKFAAKKNVAFKVCEVALKNNALDKSQLLPGVQTVPDGIYEIISRQHEGWGYIKAAR; this is encoded by the coding sequence ATGAAAAATGCATTGCTATTTAGTTGTTTACTCTTGTGTGGCAATTTTTTAAAAGCACAATCCGCTCCGTATAACGTAGTATTTGATGTAACTTCAAAAGATACAATTGTCCACCAAATGGTCATACGTTGGATTAAAGAAATTACAAATACTGCTCCGGATGCAAACATTGAAGTCGTGTTTTATGCAAAATCAATGGATATGATTACCACCGGCAACTCGGTAGTTTCTAATGATGTTATAAAGTTTGCTGCGAAAAAAAATGTCGCATTTAAAGTGTGTGAAGTTGCACTGAAAAACAATGCATTGGATAAATCGCAACTATTACCGGGCGTGCAAACGGTACCGGATGGTATTTATGAAATCATTTCCCGCCAACACGAAGGATGGGGTTACATCAAAGCGGCGCGATAG
- a CDS encoding four helix bundle protein, with protein MMFDFQNLEVYKKAKKLHTSLKIIAKSSTSKIIADQLFRASLSIPLNIAQGSGRFTSKDRRNFFIIARSSLFECVAIVDSILDEGHFSNAEYDEIINSADEISRILYTMIKNLEK; from the coding sequence TTGATGTTTGATTTTCAAAATTTGGAAGTTTATAAAAAAGCTAAGAAACTTCATACTTCTTTAAAAATAATAGCAAAATCTTCAACCAGCAAGATTATTGCCGATCAATTATTCAGAGCTTCCCTTAGTATTCCTTTGAATATTGCACAAGGTTCCGGAAGATTTACGTCAAAAGATAGACGTAACTTTTTTATTATTGCCAGAAGTTCACTTTTTGAATGTGTTGCTATTGTTGATTCCATTTTGGATGAAGGACATTTTTCTAATGCGGAATATGATGAAATTATTAATTCAGCTGATGAAATTTCAAGAATACTCTATACTATGATTAAAAATTTAGAAAAATAA
- a CDS encoding four helix bundle protein has protein sequence MFNEKYRVRTFDFALNVLKTLRQIPDNQESRILKQQLIRSSTSIASNFRAACVSRSEKEWYSKISIVIEETDETQFWLELFESLYSEYESGFGLLKFESSELLKIFSKARGKLNFK, from the coding sequence ATGTTTAATGAAAAGTATCGGGTTCGAACTTTTGATTTTGCATTAAATGTTCTGAAAACCTTGAGACAAATTCCTGATAATCAGGAATCTAGAATATTAAAACAGCAATTAATCCGATCTTCCACTTCAATAGCTTCTAATTTCAGAGCAGCTTGTGTGAGTCGTTCTGAAAAGGAATGGTATTCTAAAATTAGTATTGTAATTGAGGAAACAGATGAAACACAGTTCTGGCTCGAACTTTTTGAAAGTTTGTATTCAGAATATGAGTCTGGATTTGGTTTACTTAAGTTTGAATCCTCAGAACTTCTTAAAATATTTTCAAAAGCAAGGGGTAAACTAAATTTCAAATAA
- a CDS encoding T9SS type A sorting domain-containing protein: MKAIVLSFISILVLGILHGQRQDFKLEFKLRFENQKIYCDVVPTQDYQIAGMQFGINHNSDYVIFDTAYSNVLDFRRKVYNEICPKNVRFLWSTSTANENTQLIKNVPFLTLEYEELIPTNHFICMMQSGSPSCTTMNREAFYISGTNLIFYDIPDICVEYRIQDGAIILANDDTKLNLYDPVWFDNLNKTLQIDQSLINQNCEIRIQSINGARLFNFVGNYSGQTFSLNELRSGVYVYSIQTAQAQWQSGKFVVLD, translated from the coding sequence ATGAAAGCTATTGTACTTTCGTTTATTTCTATTTTAGTCTTGGGTATACTTCATGGACAAAGACAAGATTTTAAACTGGAATTCAAATTGAGATTTGAAAATCAAAAAATTTATTGTGATGTAGTACCAACGCAAGACTATCAAATTGCAGGTATGCAATTCGGAATCAACCACAATTCAGATTATGTCATTTTTGATACCGCGTATTCAAATGTGTTAGACTTTAGGAGAAAAGTATATAATGAGATTTGTCCTAAGAATGTAAGATTTCTTTGGTCTACTTCTACCGCTAACGAAAATACGCAATTGATCAAAAATGTTCCTTTTTTAACATTGGAATATGAGGAGTTAATTCCTACAAATCATTTTATATGCATGATGCAATCAGGATCTCCTTCTTGTACTACAATGAATAGAGAGGCATTTTATATTTCAGGAACTAATTTAATTTTTTATGATATTCCCGATATATGTGTTGAATATAGAATTCAAGATGGAGCCATAATTTTAGCAAATGATGATACCAAATTAAATCTATATGATCCGGTATGGTTTGATAATTTAAACAAAACCTTGCAAATAGATCAGTCCTTGATAAATCAGAATTGTGAGATCCGAATTCAATCAATTAATGGGGCCAGACTTTTTAATTTTGTTGGAAATTATTCAGGGCAGACATTTTCATTAAATGAATTGCGTTCAGGAGTTTATGTTTATTCAATTCAGACAGCCCAAGCACAATGGCAGAGTGGCAAGTTTGTAGTGCTTGATTAA
- a CDS encoding PKD domain-containing protein, giving the protein MKRILYLASLLCLSAFSACNKQNINDLDINTLTAHKLSAGFTIDNPNGKVNETEVLLLTNTSENAVAYYWDFGNGTTSSLKQPAFSYPRCGNYTITLTVTAADGSTQTIKKDIVALCIFGGKHDNI; this is encoded by the coding sequence ATGAAAAGAATTCTGTATTTGGCATCCCTACTTTGTCTATCAGCATTTTCTGCTTGTAACAAACAGAATATCAACGATTTAGACATAAATACACTAACTGCACATAAATTAAGTGCCGGTTTCACAATTGACAACCCTAACGGAAAAGTCAATGAAACAGAAGTTCTGTTGCTGACCAATACTTCAGAAAATGCTGTGGCTTATTACTGGGATTTTGGTAACGGCACTACTTCATCTTTAAAACAACCAGCGTTTTCATATCCACGTTGTGGCAACTATACCATCACTTTGACAGTGACCGCTGCGGATGGTAGCACCCAGACAATCAAAAAAGACATCGTCGCACTTTGCATTTTTGGGGGTAAACACGATAACATATAA
- the mnmA gene encoding tRNA 2-thiouridine(34) synthase MnmA: MSKNGKILVAMSGGIDSTVTALLLHEAGYEVIGVTMKTWDYASSGSSKKETGCCNLDSLQDARRVAVDMGFHHFILDIRDEFGDAVIEDFVDEYLAGRTPNPCILCNTHIKWNALLKRANTLDCEFIATGHYARIHEKDGRYFVSKAHDLNKDQSYVLWGLSQESLRRSMFPLSELLKPEVRKIAYDRGYSDLSKKAESYEICFVPDNDYRGFLKRRVEGLEEKVKNGNFIDKNGKVIGQHEGYPFFTIGQRKGLGKAFGKPMFVAEIFPETNAVMLTEEDDLIRQKCFVNKVNWLKYPETNTNTEYVTKIRYKDAGHQSIVKSTGDHLEIDFIGPVKGIAPGQSAVVYEGDDVVCGGILYRSIIN, translated from the coding sequence ATGAGTAAAAACGGCAAAATATTGGTGGCCATGAGTGGGGGTATTGACAGTACCGTTACTGCGCTGTTGCTGCATGAGGCCGGATATGAAGTCATCGGGGTAACCATGAAAACCTGGGATTATGCCAGTTCGGGATCTTCCAAAAAGGAAACGGGCTGTTGTAATCTGGACTCCTTACAAGATGCCCGTAGAGTGGCTGTGGATATGGGTTTTCACCATTTCATACTGGACATCCGGGATGAATTTGGTGATGCAGTTATTGAAGATTTTGTCGATGAATACTTAGCAGGAAGGACACCAAATCCTTGCATCCTTTGCAATACCCACATCAAATGGAATGCTTTATTAAAACGTGCAAATACCTTGGATTGCGAATTCATTGCAACCGGTCATTATGCACGAATTCATGAAAAGGATGGCCGTTATTTTGTTTCCAAAGCGCATGATCTCAATAAAGATCAGTCTTATGTACTTTGGGGTTTGAGTCAGGAATCCCTGCGCCGAAGCATGTTTCCTTTATCTGAATTATTAAAACCGGAAGTGCGTAAAATTGCATACGATCGGGGATACAGCGATCTGTCAAAAAAAGCGGAGAGCTATGAAATCTGTTTTGTTCCGGATAATGATTACCGGGGCTTTCTAAAACGACGCGTTGAAGGACTGGAGGAAAAAGTAAAAAATGGAAATTTTATTGACAAAAATGGAAAGGTCATTGGCCAACATGAGGGCTATCCTTTTTTTACCATCGGCCAACGCAAGGGTCTTGGAAAAGCGTTTGGCAAACCCATGTTTGTGGCAGAAATTTTTCCGGAAACCAACGCAGTGATGTTGACCGAAGAAGACGATTTAATACGTCAAAAGTGTTTTGTAAATAAAGTCAATTGGTTAAAATATCCTGAAACAAATACCAACACGGAATACGTTACAAAAATAAGATATAAAGATGCAGGTCATCAATCAATCGTTAAGTCTACAGGGGATCATTTGGAAATCGATTTTATTGGTCCGGTAAAGGGAATTGCCCCCGGCCAGTCTGCAGTGGTTTATGAAGGAGACGATGTGGTTTGTGGGGGAATTTTATATCGATCTATAATTAATTAA
- a CDS encoding four helix bundle protein produces MMFDFQNLEVYKKAKKLHATLKIIAKASSSKIIADQLFRASLSIPLNIAEGSGRFTSKDRRNFFIIARSSLFECVAIVDSILDEGHFSNDQYDEIIKSADEISRILYTMIKNLEK; encoded by the coding sequence TTGATGTTTGATTTTCAAAATTTGGAAGTTTATAAAAAGGCTAAAAAACTTCATGCTACTTTAAAAATAATAGCTAAGGCTTCTTCCAGCAAGATTATTGCCGATCAATTATTCAGAGCTTCCCTTAGTATTCCTTTGAATATTGCAGAAGGTTCCGGAAGATTTACGTCAAAAGATAGACGTAACTTTTTTATTATTGCCAGAAGTTCTCTTTTTGAATGTGTTGCTATTGTTGATTCCATTTTGGATGAAGGACATTTTTCTAATGATCAATATGATGAAATTATTAAATCAGCTGATGAAATTTCAAGAATACTCTATACTATGATTAAAAATTTAGAAAAATAA
- a CDS encoding four helix bundle protein, translating to MMFDFQNLEVYKKAKKLHATLKIIAKASSSKIIADQLFRASLSIPLNIAEGSGRFTSKDRRNFFIIARSSLFECVAIVDSILDEGHFSNAQYDEIIKSADEISRILYTMIKNLEK from the coding sequence TTGATGTTTGATTTTCAAAATTTGGAAGTTTATAAAAAGGCTAAAAAACTTCATGCTACTTTAAAAATAATAGCTAAGGCTTCTTCCAGCAAGATTATTGCCGATCAATTATTCAGAGCTTCCCTTAGTATTCCTTTGAATATTGCAGAAGGTTCCGGAAGATTTACGTCAAAAGATAGACGTAACTTTTTTATTATTGCCAGAAGTTCTCTTTTTGAATGTGTTGCTATTGTTGATTCCATTTTGGATGAAGGACATTTTTCTAATGCGCAATATGATGAAATTATTAAATCAGCTGATGAAATTTCAAGAATACTCTATACTATGATTAAAAATTTAGAAAAATAA
- a CDS encoding uridine kinase has product MFIGICGGSGAGKTAFIENLRKRFSEEELGLISEDNYYKPSQFQTIDQQGVINFDIPEAIDHELFIQDLYKLQAGEAVIHKEYTFNNDSQQSKTIHIKPARIYIIEGLFILHHEDTRSLLDLSVLIHAKDNLKIIRRINRDKTERNYPLEDVLYRYEHHVAPAYDKYIEPYIDELDLIINNNKSFERGVDVLTAYIKAQINK; this is encoded by the coding sequence ATGTTTATAGGAATTTGCGGAGGAAGTGGTGCCGGCAAAACGGCATTCATAGAAAATCTGAGAAAACGGTTTTCAGAGGAAGAACTGGGATTGATTTCTGAAGATAATTACTACAAACCCAGTCAATTCCAAACGATTGACCAACAAGGGGTCATCAATTTTGATATCCCTGAAGCCATTGACCATGAGTTATTTATTCAGGATTTGTACAAATTGCAAGCCGGCGAGGCGGTGATCCATAAAGAGTATACCTTCAACAACGACAGCCAGCAATCTAAGACCATTCACATAAAACCAGCCCGTATCTATATCATCGAAGGCCTGTTTATATTGCATCATGAGGATACCAGATCCTTGTTGGATCTGTCTGTCTTGATACATGCAAAAGACAATTTGAAAATTATCAGACGAATCAACCGGGACAAAACTGAACGAAATTATCCATTAGAGGATGTCCTTTATCGGTATGAGCATCATGTAGCACCGGCATATGATAAATACATAGAACCCTATATTGATGAGCTGGATCTCATCATAAACAACAACAAGAGTTTTGAAAGGGGAGTAGATGTCCTGACGGCCTATATCAAAGCTCAGATTAATAAATAG